The Myotis daubentonii chromosome 9, mMyoDau2.1, whole genome shotgun sequence genome has a segment encoding these proteins:
- the GVQW3 gene encoding protein GVQW3, with amino-acid sequence MSDRYLEQRISIKFCVKLNKSASETHCLLKEAYGHEVMSRARVYDWHKRFREGREDVRDDARSGRPVTHRTDDNIQKVKDLVCSNRQLTVRMMAEQLNLDKETVRLILKENLNMRKVSAKVICGILKGDPKPRKLGFLSDLSKETRKSSSCVKKEVTGSETWSHLPREAGGEMHLPVSHPRIPYPAGQLLQAWSPASLPARAAQDCFTPW; translated from the coding sequence ATGAGTGACCGCTATCTAGAGCAAAGGATTAGTATAAAATTTTGCGTGAAACTGAACAAGTCTGCAAGTGAGACCCACTGTCTTTTAAAAGAAGCTTATGGGCATGAAGTCATGTCGAGGGCCAGAGTTTATGACTGGCACAAAAGGTTTAGAGAAGGACGGGAAGATGTTCGCGATGATGCCCGAAGTGGCCGTCCAGTTACCCACCGGACCGATGACAATATCCAAAAGGTCAAGGACTTGGTTTGTTCGAACAGGCAGTTAACAGTGAGGATGATGGCTGAACAGTTAAATTTAGATAAAGAGACTGTTAGACTCATTCTGAAAGAAAACTTGAACATGAGGAAAGTGTCTGCCAAAGTTATATGCGGTATTTTGAAGGGTGATCCTAAACCTCGGAAACTTGGCTTTCTTTCGGATCTTTCCAAAGAAACGAGGAAAAGCAGCTCGTGTGTAAAGAAAGAGGTCACAGGTTCTGAAACATGGAGTCATCTCCCTCGTGAAGCTGGTGGGGAAATGCACCTGCCTGTGTCTCATCCCAGAATCCCCTATCCTGCCGGCCAGcttctgcaggcctggtctccagcAAGCCTTCCCGCCAGGGCAGCTCAGGATTGTTTCACACCCTGGTGA